A section of the Amblyomma americanum isolate KBUSLIRL-KWMA chromosome 2, ASM5285725v1, whole genome shotgun sequence genome encodes:
- the LOC144118766 gene encoding uncharacterized protein LOC144118766: protein MENAGGGDAPASFAAAKCTAGGERGRITTPIAPAFGVESPQPFSEKLRLLPTQASATAAAHQECRADAFETTKAAVFVKPFKPQSSCLGAGEHVLEDERPPVAGTSCCAPDSCLMGETNARQQENEPRVTLPGDTTAKGIVRKAFEDPDALTGWQMELLVDVLWSRIKADARTHERATSFCIGIIRKETKRSFLESFLGEIYELPSVIQQCTAIGTERRLQRSEIHCLSFVAQLLVAMTTGEMASQRELREISSALGVLLCSCCSEMMPSSGTQSGAMMQYIYQTLLTAGKSIDLVAPFCLDALIKSFAFRFIYEQGVPADELKMLLELIELRASGWVFGAAQMNYYHPGTTSNEGNNV, encoded by the exons ATGGAAAACGCAGGTGGTGGCGATGCGCCGGCGTCTTTTGCTGCGGCCAAGTGCACAGCAGGCGGAGAGCGTGGCCGGATCACGACACCAATAGCACCCGCCTTCGGAGTGGAATCACCGCAGCCATTCtcggagaagctgaggctactgCCTACGCAAGCTTCTGCGACTGCGGCAGCACACCAG GAATGCAGAGCGGATGCCTTCGAAACAACGAAAGCTGCAGTGTTCGTCAAACCATTTAAGCCTCAATCATCATGTCTGGGCGCCGGTGAGCATGTCCTGGAGGATGAACGACCGCCAGTCGCGGGAACCTCCTGCTGTGCTCCAGACAGTTGCCTCATGGGTGAAACTAACGCAAGGCAGCAAGAAAACGAGCCCCGGGTCACGTTGCCGGGCGACACCACGGCTAAAGGCATCGTGCGGAAAGCCTTTGAAG ACCCGGATGCGTTGACAGGATGGCAGATGGAGTTACTCGTCGATGTTTTGTGGTCAAGGATCAAGGCTGACGCCCGGACCCACGAGCGTGCTACTTCTTTCTGCATTGGAATCATCAGA AAAGAGACAAAAAGATCTTTCCTGGAATCCTTCCTTGGTGAAATATACGAGTTGCCGAGCGTCATTCAGCAGTGCACCGCCATCGGGACTGAGCGGCGACTACAGCGTAGCGAGATACATTGCCTCTCCTTCGTTGCCCAACTGCTCGTGGCGATGACGACCGGGGAGATGGCCAGTCAAAGGGAGCTCCGGGAAATCTCCTCTGCTCTCGGGGTGCTTCTGTGTTCCTGTTGCTCCGAGATGATGCCCTCATCCGGAACGCAAAGCGGCGCCATG ATGCAATATATCTACCAGACGCTTCTGACAGCTGGAAAGAGCATTGACCTCGTGGCCCCTTTCTGCCTGGATGCACTGATAAAGAGCTTCGCGTTCAGGTTCATTTATGAGCAAGGCGTGCCTGCTGATGAGCTGAAGATGCTGCTGGAGCTTATCGAGCTGCGGGCTAGTGGCTGGGTTTTCGGAGCAGCTCAAATGAACTATTACCACCCTGGCACCACCAGTAATGAAGGAAATAATGTGTAA